AAAGATCAGCCCCCAAGCCGCCAGTTGCTGCAGCTTCTGCATCAGCCGGCCGCGCTGCTGTATGAACATCCACAGGACCAGCGCCGCCAGAAGCAGCCCGAGGTACCCCAGCCGGCCGATTTCGAATTCAGACAAATGCGCGCCCCCCATGCTTGGGACCAATGTAGGGGCTGCGCCCGCGCTCTGCGAGTCTCAGCCGAAAACGCCCGACCAGTCTATGCCGCGGATGCCGTCGATGACGAATTGCACCGCGAGCGCCGCCAGCAACATGCCGAAGAGCCGGGTGACGACGACGATCCCCACGTGGCCCAGAGCGCGCTCGATGGGGCCGGCGACGAAGAAGCAGGCGAGGGTCATCAGCAGCACGATCACCAGCACGCCGAGGATCATCGCGGTCTCGAGCGGACCGGGTGAATGTCCGACCAGCAGGATGATCGTGGCGATGGCACCGGGGCCGGCGATCAGCGGGATGGCGATGGGGAAGATCGACGGATCGGGCATGACCTCGTCCTCGACCTTGTCTTCGCGCCGCTTGGTGCGGCGCTCGAAGAGCATGTCGAGCGCGGTGATGAACAGCAGCAGCCCGCCCGAGATGCGGAAGGCCGACATGGAAATGCCGATGAATCCGAGCACCGCCTCGCCGAAGAAGGCGAAGAGCATGAGGATCGCCAGCGCGGTGATGCAGGCCCGGATCCCGACCGCGCGCCGATGCGCGGCATCGGCGCCCTGGGTCAGCGCGATGAAGACCGGGGTCAGCCCGATGGGGTCGATCACCACGAAAAGCGTGGCGAAGGCGCTGATGATCAAGGCCATGTCCATGGGTACTGGCTAGGGCCTCGCGCGGGCGCTGTCCAGAAAAAGCCTGCCGGCTCAGCCGGCTTCCGCCGTTTCGAGCTTCTCCATTGCCGCTTCCCAGAGCGCCTCGGCGCGGCGCAGCCCGTCCATGACTTCGGCGTACTTGCGGTTCCAGGTCTCCAGCTCGCCCGCTCGGGTCGCCTCGTAGAGCTCGGGGTTGGCGAGCTTGGAGGCAAGCTTCTCGCGCATCTCCTCGATCTTGGCGACGCGCTCTTCGCACTTGCGCGCCTCCGAGCGCAGCGCGAGGACCTCGTCACGGCTGGCGCGCTTCGGCTTCGGCGCGGCCTTTTCGGCCTTGGCGGGCTTTGCCGGCTTGTCCTGCGTCAGCAGCATCTTGCGGTAGGCCTCGAGGTCTTCCTCGTAGGGGGTCACCGTGCCGTCCTTGACCAGCCACAGACGGTCGGCAACCAGCCCCAGCAGGTGCATGTCGTGCGAGACAAGGATCACCGCGCCGGAATAGGCGGTCAGCGCCTCGACCAGCGCTTCGCGGCTCTCGATGTCGAGGTGGTTGGTCGGCTCGTCGAGGATCAGCATGTGCGGCGCATCGAGCGTTGCCAGCAGCAGCGACAGGCGCGCCTTCTGCCCGCCCGAGAGGCGCCCGACCTCGGTCTCGGCCTGGTTGGCACCGAGGCCGAAGCCCGCCAGCTGCGCGCGCAGCTTCGAGGGGGCACTGTCGGGACGCTCGCGCTGCAGGTGCTGCAGGGGCGTTTCGTCGAGGTGCAACTCGTCGACCTGGTGCTGGGCGAAATAGCCGATGCGCAATTTCGAACTGGACGTCATCTTGCCGTCCATCAGCGCCAAACGCCCGGAAAAGAGCTTCGACAGTGTCGACTTGCCCTGGCCGTTGCGGCCGAGCAGCGCGATGCGGTCGTCCTGGTC
The sequence above is a segment of the Alloyangia pacifica genome. Coding sequences within it:
- a CDS encoding MarC family protein; amino-acid sequence: MDMALIISAFATLFVVIDPIGLTPVFIALTQGADAAHRRAVGIRACITALAILMLFAFFGEAVLGFIGISMSAFRISGGLLLFITALDMLFERRTKRREDKVEDEVMPDPSIFPIAIPLIAGPGAIATIILLVGHSPGPLETAMILGVLVIVLLMTLACFFVAGPIERALGHVGIVVVTRLFGMLLAALAVQFVIDGIRGIDWSGVFG